One region of Marivirga arenosa genomic DNA includes:
- a CDS encoding 1-deoxy-D-xylulose-5-phosphate reductoisomerase produces MSDKKSIAILGSTGSIGTQALEVIKTHPENFQVEVLTAQNNVDLLIQQSIEFRPNAVVIGNDAFYDKIFNILDPLGIKVYSGEKSLASVVQMDTIDVVLTALVGYAGLLPTIKAIEAGKHIALANKETLVVAGELITSLAQEKGVNIYPVDSEHSAIFQCLVGEFHNPIEKIILTASGGPFRGRSRKFLESVKKEQALKHPNWDMGAKITIDSASLMNKGLEVIEAKWLFNLREDQVDVVVHPQSIIHSMVQFEDSSIKAQMGLPDMRVPIMFALSYPDRLKADFPRFNFMDYPQLTFEQPDSDTFRNLALAFHALGREGNAACILNAANEVVVSAFLEDKISFLGMSEVIEKCLDKVDFVKTPSLDDYINTDKETRIKALEFIN; encoded by the coding sequence ATGTCAGATAAAAAATCAATAGCCATATTAGGCTCAACCGGTTCAATCGGAACTCAAGCCTTAGAGGTTATTAAAACACATCCAGAAAATTTTCAAGTAGAAGTATTAACCGCTCAGAATAATGTTGACTTATTAATTCAACAGTCTATTGAATTCAGACCCAATGCTGTAGTAATAGGCAACGATGCTTTCTACGATAAGATTTTCAATATTTTAGACCCACTGGGTATAAAAGTTTATTCAGGTGAAAAATCCTTGGCTAGCGTAGTGCAAATGGACACTATTGATGTAGTGCTTACGGCATTGGTTGGCTATGCAGGTTTACTTCCTACCATAAAAGCAATTGAAGCGGGAAAACACATTGCTTTAGCCAATAAAGAGACTTTGGTGGTGGCTGGAGAATTGATTACTTCCTTAGCACAAGAAAAAGGAGTTAATATTTACCCCGTTGACTCTGAGCATTCGGCTATCTTCCAATGCTTAGTAGGTGAGTTTCATAATCCTATTGAAAAAATCATCTTAACCGCTTCAGGAGGCCCATTTAGAGGTAGAAGCCGTAAATTCCTGGAATCAGTAAAGAAAGAGCAAGCATTAAAACATCCTAACTGGGATATGGGAGCTAAGATCACCATTGATTCCGCTAGTTTAATGAACAAAGGTCTTGAGGTAATTGAAGCAAAATGGCTATTTAATTTAAGAGAAGATCAGGTTGATGTAGTAGTTCATCCTCAATCTATTATTCATAGTATGGTTCAGTTTGAGGACAGTTCAATCAAAGCTCAAATGGGCTTACCTGATATGCGAGTTCCAATCATGTTCGCTTTAAGTTACCCCGACCGTTTGAAGGCTGATTTTCCACGATTTAATTTTATGGATTATCCGCAGCTCACATTTGAACAACCCGACAGTGATACATTCCGTAATTTAGCTTTAGCTTTCCATGCCCTTGGCCGTGAAGGAAATGCAGCCTGTATTTTGAATGCAGCGAACGAAGTAGTAGTTTCGGCCTTCCTTGAGGATAAAATATCTTTCTTAGGGATGTCGGAAGTAATCGAAAAGTGTTTAGATAAAGTGGATTTTGTTAAAACACCAAGTTTAGATGATTACATAAATACAGATAAAGAAACTAGAATTAAAGCTTTAGAGTTTATAAATTAA
- a CDS encoding DUF1684 domain-containing protein, whose product MKPTKVLTYIVIAAVILIAVFSLMDNGEKPIESNYFEELKSYRHDKDSFMRNNEKSPFVEQAIEYKGLNYFDIDESYKVKASVEALENGKVYDLRTSDDRLKTFQAVAILHFDLLGSHQDLTLLQSADDGLYFLAFYDETSSITTYGAGRYLEISYKKGQNSVILDFNKAYNPYCAYTTGYTCPVPPTENNISIPINAGEKNYE is encoded by the coding sequence ATGAAGCCCACAAAAGTTTTAACCTACATAGTAATAGCAGCAGTCATTTTGATTGCTGTTTTTAGTTTAATGGATAATGGCGAAAAGCCAATTGAAAGCAATTATTTTGAAGAACTTAAATCATACCGCCATGATAAAGATAGCTTCATGAGAAATAACGAAAAATCACCCTTTGTTGAACAAGCTATAGAATATAAAGGCTTAAATTATTTTGATATTGATGAGAGTTATAAAGTTAAAGCGTCTGTTGAAGCCTTAGAAAATGGTAAAGTTTATGACTTAAGAACTAGTGATGATCGGCTTAAAACTTTTCAGGCTGTAGCTATTCTTCATTTTGACTTATTAGGATCTCATCAAGATTTAACGCTATTACAATCAGCAGACGATGGACTTTATTTCTTAGCTTTCTATGATGAGACTTCATCAATCACAACTTATGGTGCGGGCAGATATTTAGAAATCAGTTACAAAAAAGGGCAAAACAGTGTAATATTAGACTTCAACAAAGCCTACAACCCTTACTGTGCTTATACTACAGGATACACCTGTCCTGTACCTCCTACAGAGAACAATATCTCTATTCCAATTAATGCCGGTGAGAAGAATTATGAATGA
- the lepA gene encoding translation elongation factor 4, protein MKNIRNFCIIAHIDHGKSTLADRLLDATQTVNEREKMEQLLDNMDLERERGITIKSHAIQMEYKLDGEEYTYNLIDTPGHVDFSYEVSRSIAACEGALLIVDAAQGIQAQTISNLYLAIEHDLEIIPVLNKIDLPGAMPEEVSDQIIDLIGCNKEDILHASAKEGIGITEILEAIAHRIPAPVGDKDAPLQAMVFDSVFNPYRGIEVYFRVFNGEINKGDQIKFINTGKTYEADEIGILKLTQQPKDTISTGNVGYLISGIKVAKEVKVGDTITQVENPGQPVQGFENVKPMVYAGIYPVDTSDFEELRASMEKLQLNDASLVWEPETSAALGFGFRCGFLGMLHMEIVQERLEREFDMTVITTVPSVQFHAYKKDGEMVKVSAPSELPDLGSIDHLEEPYIRAQIITKEDFVGPVISLCMDKRGEIKNQVYLTQSRVELTFHLPLAEIVFDFFDKLKTISKGYASLDYELVGYHTSNLVKLDILLNGDKVDALSAIVHRDKAYEWGKKLCEKLKELIPRQQFEIAVQAAIGTKVIARESVKALRKNVLAKCYGGDISRKRKLLEKQKKGKKRMRQVGNVEIPQEAFMAVLKLD, encoded by the coding sequence ATGAAGAACATTAGAAACTTTTGCATTATTGCGCACATTGATCATGGTAAAAGTACCTTGGCGGATAGACTGTTGGATGCTACTCAAACAGTGAATGAGCGTGAAAAGATGGAACAGCTATTGGATAATATGGATTTGGAGCGTGAAAGAGGTATCACGATTAAATCCCACGCTATCCAAATGGAATATAAATTAGATGGTGAAGAATATACCTATAATTTAATTGACACTCCAGGTCATGTGGATTTCTCATATGAGGTATCACGATCTATTGCGGCTTGTGAAGGCGCTTTATTAATTGTAGATGCTGCCCAAGGAATTCAAGCACAAACTATATCCAACCTTTATTTAGCAATTGAGCATGATTTAGAAATCATTCCAGTTTTAAATAAAATCGATTTACCAGGAGCAATGCCAGAGGAGGTTTCAGATCAAATTATTGACCTTATTGGATGCAATAAAGAAGATATTTTACATGCTAGTGCAAAAGAGGGGATAGGAATAACAGAGATATTAGAAGCAATCGCTCATAGAATACCAGCGCCAGTTGGAGATAAAGATGCTCCACTTCAAGCGATGGTTTTTGATTCTGTATTTAATCCTTACAGAGGTATAGAAGTATATTTCCGAGTATTTAACGGTGAAATTAATAAAGGCGATCAAATTAAATTCATCAATACTGGTAAAACTTATGAAGCGGATGAGATCGGTATTCTGAAATTAACGCAACAGCCTAAAGATACTATCAGTACTGGGAATGTTGGCTATTTAATAAGTGGTATTAAAGTAGCGAAAGAAGTTAAAGTGGGGGATACCATCACTCAGGTTGAAAACCCTGGTCAGCCGGTTCAAGGTTTCGAAAATGTTAAGCCAATGGTTTATGCAGGTATTTATCCTGTTGATACATCAGACTTTGAAGAGCTTCGTGCTTCAATGGAGAAGCTTCAATTAAATGATGCCTCTTTAGTATGGGAACCGGAAACATCAGCTGCCCTTGGATTCGGATTTAGATGTGGATTCCTTGGAATGCTACATATGGAAATTGTACAGGAGCGTTTAGAGCGTGAGTTCGATATGACGGTGATTACTACCGTTCCTTCTGTACAATTTCATGCTTACAAAAAAGATGGAGAGATGGTGAAAGTAAGTGCGCCATCAGAATTGCCCGATTTAGGAAGTATTGATCACCTAGAGGAGCCATATATACGAGCTCAAATTATTACTAAGGAAGATTTTGTAGGTCCTGTAATTTCTCTTTGTATGGATAAAAGGGGAGAAATTAAAAATCAAGTTTACCTTACTCAAAGCAGAGTGGAATTAACCTTCCACCTACCTTTAGCCGAGATTGTATTTGATTTCTTCGATAAATTAAAGACCATTTCTAAAGGGTATGCTTCACTTGATTATGAATTAGTGGGTTATCATACTAGTAATCTAGTGAAACTTGACATTCTGTTGAATGGAGATAAGGTAGATGCATTATCTGCCATAGTTCACAGAGATAAAGCTTACGAATGGGGTAAGAAGTTATGCGAGAAATTGAAAGAATTGATTCCTAGGCAACAGTTTGAAATTGCTGTTCAAGCAGCAATTGGTACTAAAGTAATTGCTAGGGAATCAGTTAAAGCTTTACGTAAAAACGTATTGGCAAAATGTTATGGTGGAGATATATCTCGAAAGAGAAAACTCTTAGAAAAACAGAAGAAAGGTAAGAAAAGAATGCGTCAGGTGGGTAATGTAGAAATCCCACAGGAAGCTTTCATGGCCGTTCTCAAGCTAGATTAA
- a CDS encoding GH3 auxin-responsive promoter family protein, translated as MGIRAVLSKPLAALVVNQQQKWAQQPAMSQLKIFKEIIQKAKNTSFGKDHGFENIQNYEDFKKQVPIRDYEGLKPYVDKILEGHSDVLWPGKPAYFAKTSGTTSGTKYIPITKDSIPNHINSAKNALLNYVHETGKSQFLDGKLIFLSGAPTLTQKAGINTGRLSGIVNHHVPGYLRTNQMPSYETNCIEEWEEKLERIIDETIDQDMSLISGIPPWVQMYFDKIQARVNKPIKDIFPNFEMFVYGGVNFEPYKNKLYESIGKKVDSIETYPASEGFIAYQDSQKEDGLLLLLNSGIFFEFIPAEEYFDENPTRLMIDQVELDKNYALIINSNAGLWGYSIGDTVKFVSTNPYRVVVSGRIKHFISAFGEHVIGEEVEKAMKAVVSKYEGVKITEFTVAPQVTPNEGLPLHEWYVEFDNPPIDLDVFAKELDDNLRKLNSYYDDLISGSILRPLKIKTLKKSSFINYMKSQGKLGGQNKVPRLSNDRKIADAMEQYTH; from the coding sequence ATGGGAATAAGAGCAGTACTCAGTAAGCCGTTAGCCGCTTTGGTTGTGAACCAACAACAGAAATGGGCACAACAGCCAGCTATGTCTCAGCTGAAGATTTTTAAGGAAATTATACAAAAGGCTAAAAACACATCTTTTGGAAAAGACCATGGTTTTGAAAACATTCAGAATTATGAAGACTTCAAAAAGCAAGTTCCTATCCGAGATTACGAAGGTTTAAAACCTTATGTTGATAAAATTCTTGAAGGTCATTCAGATGTATTATGGCCAGGGAAACCCGCTTACTTTGCTAAAACCAGCGGTACTACTTCTGGAACGAAATATATACCTATTACTAAAGACTCCATTCCGAACCATATTAATAGCGCAAAAAACGCATTACTGAATTATGTTCACGAAACTGGGAAATCTCAATTTTTAGACGGAAAACTAATCTTTCTTTCAGGGGCTCCCACCTTAACTCAAAAAGCAGGGATCAATACGGGCAGACTTTCCGGAATAGTAAATCATCACGTACCTGGATATTTGAGAACCAACCAAATGCCCTCATATGAAACCAACTGCATTGAGGAATGGGAAGAGAAATTAGAGCGAATCATAGATGAGACAATTGATCAAGATATGAGTCTAATTTCAGGGATTCCACCTTGGGTACAAATGTATTTCGATAAAATTCAAGCCAGAGTTAACAAACCTATAAAAGACATCTTTCCAAATTTTGAGATGTTTGTTTATGGTGGTGTTAATTTTGAACCTTACAAAAACAAGCTCTATGAAAGCATTGGTAAGAAAGTAGATTCAATAGAAACCTATCCTGCATCGGAAGGATTCATTGCCTATCAGGATTCTCAAAAAGAAGATGGTTTATTACTTTTATTAAACAGCGGGATATTTTTTGAGTTTATACCAGCTGAAGAATACTTTGATGAAAATCCAACTCGTTTGATGATTGACCAAGTAGAATTGGATAAAAATTACGCATTAATCATTAATAGTAACGCAGGACTATGGGGATATTCAATAGGTGATACAGTTAAGTTTGTATCTACCAATCCATACCGAGTGGTTGTTTCAGGTAGAATAAAACATTTTATTTCTGCTTTTGGCGAACATGTAATTGGGGAAGAAGTTGAAAAAGCAATGAAAGCTGTAGTGAGTAAATATGAGGGTGTTAAAATCACTGAATTTACGGTAGCTCCTCAGGTTACACCAAATGAAGGTTTGCCATTGCATGAATGGTATGTAGAATTTGATAATCCTCCAATAGATTTAGATGTATTCGCCAAGGAATTAGATGACAATCTTAGGAAATTGAATAGTTATTATGATGATTTAATTTCAGGAAGCATTTTAAGACCGTTAAAAATCAAAACACTTAAAAAGTCATCCTTTATAAATTATATGAAATCGCAAGGAAAATTAGGAGGCCAAAATAAAGTACCTAGATTATCAAACGATCGGAAAATAGCAGATGCTATGGAACAATATACACATTAA
- a CDS encoding 7-carboxy-7-deazaguanine synthase QueE translates to MEKNLFDPEVELPIMEAFYTIQGEGYHSGKPAYFIRLAGCDVGCVWCDVKDSWDAEKWPIKNINELVDEAYKYESRLAVITGGEPYMYDLHGLTKRLLQKGFHVNVETSGAHPYTGMTDWVCLSPKKFKAPLDEWYEVASELKIIIYNKSDFKWAEEHAAKVNEDCKLLLQPEWGKREEMMPLIVEYLKNNPQWNISLQTHKYLQIP, encoded by the coding sequence ATGGAAAAGAACTTGTTTGATCCAGAAGTAGAACTTCCAATAATGGAAGCTTTTTACACCATCCAAGGGGAGGGGTATCATAGTGGGAAACCAGCATATTTTATTCGATTAGCCGGTTGCGATGTCGGTTGCGTTTGGTGCGATGTGAAAGATAGTTGGGATGCTGAAAAATGGCCAATTAAAAATATTAATGAGCTAGTAGATGAGGCTTACAAATATGAGTCAAGGTTAGCGGTTATTACAGGAGGTGAACCTTATATGTATGATTTGCATGGCTTAACAAAAAGATTATTACAAAAAGGCTTTCATGTAAATGTAGAGACATCTGGAGCGCATCCCTACACAGGTATGACAGATTGGGTCTGTCTTTCCCCTAAAAAGTTTAAGGCCCCTTTGGATGAATGGTATGAAGTAGCTAGTGAATTAAAAATCATTATTTATAATAAGTCGGATTTTAAATGGGCTGAAGAGCATGCGGCCAAAGTGAATGAAGACTGCAAATTACTCCTTCAGCCAGAATGGGGTAAAAGGGAAGAAATGATGCCACTTATTGTAGAGTATTTGAAAAATAATCCACAATGGAACATTTCATTGCAAACGCATAAATATCTTCAAATCCCATAA
- a CDS encoding bifunctional 5,10-methylenetetrahydrofolate dehydrogenase/5,10-methenyltetrahydrofolate cyclohydrolase, protein MPIILDGKKISSQIKEELKEKVELLKKEGGKVPHLSAILVGNDGASQTYVEAKVRDCQEIGFESSKLVFDDSISEEELLAEVEKLNNDERVDGFIVQLPLPKHINVDKVLNAINPEKDVDGFHPVNYGRMASNLPAYIPATPFGVMEFLKRYEIPTRGKHCVVVGRSHIVGSPVSILMGSANYPGDATVTLTHRYTENLAQYTKQADILIVAVGKPGLITGDMVKDGVIVIDVGTTRVPDTTKKSGFALKGDVIFEEVSKKASHISPVPGGVGPMTRAGLLMNTWLAAQKEVYGKELV, encoded by the coding sequence ATGCCTATTATATTAGATGGGAAGAAGATTTCTTCTCAAATCAAGGAAGAGTTAAAAGAAAAAGTTGAACTTCTTAAAAAAGAAGGAGGAAAGGTGCCTCATCTTTCAGCTATCTTAGTAGGGAATGATGGTGCAAGTCAAACTTATGTAGAAGCAAAAGTAAGAGACTGCCAGGAAATAGGCTTCGAATCTTCAAAATTAGTGTTTGATGATTCCATTTCAGAAGAAGAGCTTTTAGCTGAAGTTGAAAAGCTTAATAATGACGAAAGAGTTGATGGTTTTATAGTACAGTTGCCACTTCCAAAACACATAAATGTAGATAAGGTATTAAATGCAATTAATCCTGAAAAGGATGTGGATGGCTTCCACCCTGTTAATTATGGTAGAATGGCATCTAATTTACCGGCTTATATTCCTGCTACTCCATTTGGAGTAATGGAATTTTTAAAGAGATATGAAATTCCAACTAGGGGAAAGCATTGTGTGGTAGTAGGTAGAAGTCATATCGTAGGTTCACCAGTATCTATTTTGATGGGAAGTGCTAATTACCCTGGTGATGCAACGGTTACACTAACGCATAGATATACCGAAAATTTAGCTCAATATACTAAACAGGCAGATATTTTAATTGTTGCGGTAGGAAAACCAGGATTAATCACAGGAGATATGGTTAAAGATGGCGTGATTGTGATTGATGTGGGAACCACAAGAGTTCCTGATACAACAAAGAAGTCTGGTTTTGCACTTAAAGGTGATGTTATTTTTGAAGAGGTATCTAAAAAAGCATCTCATATATCACCAGTTCCTGGGGGTGTAGGTCCCATGACAAGGGCTGGATTATTAATGAATACCTGGTTAGCTGCTCAAAAAGAAGTATATGGAAAAGAACTTGTTTGA
- the pheT gene encoding phenylalanine--tRNA ligase subunit beta, whose translation MKIALNWLKKYINITQSPEELSETLTNTGLEVEGMEEIETVPGGLKGLVIGEVKTCIKHPNADKLSITTVDIGEEEAVQIVCGAPNVAAGQKVVVATVNSTLYPKPDEPFKIKKSKIRGEVSMGMICAEDEIGMGTSHDGIMVLDTDKANGTPAAEYFNIESDIVYEIGLTPNRADAMGHIGAARDIKAVTGEEVHFPSILDFEVENQDLEIKVEIENKEACPRYSGVSISGVEVAPSPEWLQNALKSIGLQPINNVVDVTNFVMHELGQPLHAFNADKIKGNTIKVKNLAEGTKFITLDEKERKLSEKDLMICDGDSNPLCIAGVFGGIDSGVKDDTTKVFLESAYFSADSVRKTSQTHQLKTDASFRYERGTDPNITVYALKRAALLIQEVAGGKISSEIQDVYPTEIADRQIAMKYKNIDRLIGKKLKKDEIHTILTRLDIETESKTEEGFTAIVPPYRVDVTREADVIEEIIRIYGFNNIDLPETLSSSYMASFPEVDPVKMRKEAGLLLTANGFQEIMTNSLTKSVFSETLDGFNPEENVEILNKLSEDLGVMRQDLMFTALDVLAYNINRRQTDLKFYEFGKIYKKINAKYKEEMRLGIYLTGKNEAENWIRKNESVKFHDLYSAVLKIFNKFNAESIENEEFHDDCFDYGLKLKINRKTVAELGKISKKALKLSGLKQEVFYANINWDALLKLVNTNIQFEAVSKFPEVRRDLSLVIDENISYDEIKKISLKQAQYLISNIDVFDVYQGDKIEKGKKAYALSFTLQDKTKTLTDKIIDKTMDKLMKAFEKEIGAVIRK comes from the coding sequence ATGAAGATAGCTTTAAACTGGTTAAAGAAATATATAAATATTACCCAATCGCCTGAGGAACTTTCAGAAACCTTAACCAATACAGGTTTGGAAGTAGAAGGAATGGAAGAAATTGAAACTGTTCCAGGAGGTTTGAAAGGACTTGTTATTGGCGAAGTAAAAACATGTATAAAACATCCTAATGCAGATAAATTAAGCATTACTACTGTTGATATCGGAGAAGAAGAAGCCGTTCAAATTGTTTGCGGTGCACCAAATGTAGCAGCCGGACAAAAAGTAGTGGTCGCTACCGTGAATTCTACTTTATACCCAAAACCTGACGAGCCCTTTAAAATCAAAAAATCTAAGATTAGAGGTGAAGTTAGCATGGGAATGATTTGTGCTGAGGACGAAATAGGAATGGGTACTAGCCATGATGGCATTATGGTGTTAGATACCGACAAAGCAAATGGGACTCCAGCAGCTGAATATTTCAATATTGAATCAGATATAGTGTATGAAATCGGATTAACTCCAAATCGTGCTGATGCAATGGGACATATCGGTGCTGCCCGAGACATCAAAGCGGTAACTGGAGAGGAAGTCCACTTCCCCTCTATATTAGATTTTGAAGTTGAAAATCAAGACCTAGAAATTAAGGTTGAAATAGAAAATAAAGAAGCTTGCCCTCGATATAGTGGGGTTAGCATTTCAGGCGTGGAAGTAGCTCCAAGTCCAGAGTGGTTACAAAATGCTTTGAAAAGCATAGGTCTCCAGCCTATCAATAATGTAGTAGATGTAACTAACTTCGTTATGCATGAATTGGGCCAACCACTTCATGCATTCAATGCTGATAAAATTAAAGGAAACACCATAAAGGTTAAGAACCTAGCTGAGGGAACCAAATTCATCACCCTGGATGAGAAGGAGAGAAAACTATCAGAAAAGGACTTGATGATATGTGATGGTGATTCTAACCCTCTTTGCATAGCAGGAGTATTTGGAGGAATAGATTCTGGAGTTAAGGATGACACAACTAAGGTTTTTCTTGAATCTGCCTACTTTTCAGCTGACAGTGTGAGAAAAACATCTCAAACTCATCAGCTAAAAACAGATGCTTCATTTCGCTATGAAAGAGGAACTGACCCTAATATAACAGTTTATGCATTGAAACGTGCTGCTCTATTAATTCAGGAAGTAGCAGGAGGAAAAATCAGTAGCGAAATCCAAGATGTTTATCCTACCGAAATAGCAGATCGCCAAATAGCGATGAAATATAAAAATATCGACCGCTTAATCGGTAAGAAATTAAAAAAGGATGAAATCCATACCATTCTTACCAGATTGGATATTGAAACAGAAAGCAAAACTGAAGAAGGATTTACAGCTATTGTCCCACCTTACAGGGTAGATGTGACCCGAGAAGCGGATGTAATCGAAGAGATTATCCGTATTTATGGATTTAATAATATCGACTTACCTGAAACACTTTCTAGTAGTTATATGGCCAGCTTTCCTGAAGTTGATCCAGTTAAAATGAGAAAGGAAGCCGGTCTTTTATTGACCGCAAATGGTTTTCAGGAAATTATGACTAATTCCTTAACGAAGTCAGTATTTAGTGAGACTTTAGACGGCTTTAATCCGGAGGAAAATGTTGAAATTCTGAATAAGCTAAGTGAAGATTTAGGCGTTATGCGTCAAGATTTGATGTTTACAGCCCTAGATGTTTTAGCTTACAACATCAATAGAAGGCAAACCGATCTTAAATTTTATGAATTTGGAAAAATTTATAAAAAAATAAATGCCAAATATAAGGAAGAAATGCGCCTTGGGATTTATCTAACAGGGAAAAACGAAGCAGAAAACTGGATCCGGAAAAATGAATCTGTAAAATTTCACGATCTGTATTCGGCTGTTCTAAAAATTTTCAATAAATTTAATGCGGAAAGTATTGAAAATGAAGAATTTCATGATGATTGCTTCGACTATGGCTTGAAGTTGAAAATCAACCGAAAAACAGTCGCTGAACTAGGTAAAATCAGTAAAAAGGCCTTGAAATTGAGCGGATTGAAGCAAGAAGTTTTCTATGCTAATATTAACTGGGATGCGTTATTGAAATTAGTAAATACGAATATCCAGTTTGAAGCAGTAAGTAAATTTCCTGAGGTAAGAAGAGATTTATCTTTGGTAATTGATGAAAACATCTCTTATGATGAAATTAAAAAGATAAGCTTGAAACAAGCGCAGTACTTAATCAGTAATATAGATGTTTTTGATGTCTATCAAGGTGATAAAATAGAAAAAGGAAAAAAAGCTTATGCGCTTTCATTCACTTTACAAGACAAAACAAAAACATTGACGGATAAAATTATAGATAAAACAATGGACAAGCTGATGAAAGCTTTCGAAAAAGAAATCGGAGCCGTAATCAGAAAATAA
- the rseP gene encoding RIP metalloprotease RseP, with the protein METIIMIAQLILGLSILVGLHEFGHLLAAKAFGMRVEQFSIGFPPKIFSFKYGETEYALSAIPLGGFVKISGMIDESLDTKNLSQEPEPYEFRAKPAWQRLIVMMGGIIVNVITGIVIFVFLQYGYGETYESKENITENGIYAYEPAKEIGLQTGDIIINVNGKDYERVSDLTSSDVLLESDSYYTILRDGEEKVIPIPNDMIARISEDNQRVPFIQPLYEFEVDNIQPQSNADMAGLLPGDKIIAINGNEVKYFQFFREILEENKGEKINLTVRRNEKPEQLTALVGDDGLLGFRPRMEVELEHEEFSFAESIPEGTKKAFNVIWLNIKGFGKIFRGEVSASDSLSGPIGIAQIFGGEWIWQKFWSITGLLSMVLAFMNFLPIPALDGGHVMFLSYEIVSGRKPSDKFLENAQKVGMVLLLSLMAFAIFNDIWKVIF; encoded by the coding sequence ATGGAAACAATTATTATGATCGCCCAATTAATATTGGGCTTATCTATTTTAGTAGGATTGCACGAGTTTGGTCACTTATTGGCGGCCAAAGCTTTTGGTATGAGGGTTGAACAATTTTCAATTGGCTTTCCTCCGAAAATTTTTAGTTTTAAATACGGTGAAACCGAGTACGCACTTAGCGCTATTCCTTTGGGCGGTTTTGTTAAGATATCAGGAATGATAGACGAGTCTTTGGATACCAAAAACTTAAGTCAGGAACCTGAACCTTATGAATTTAGAGCTAAGCCAGCCTGGCAAAGACTTATCGTAATGATGGGAGGTATAATTGTGAACGTCATTACAGGTATTGTAATTTTCGTTTTCCTTCAATACGGTTATGGTGAAACTTACGAATCGAAAGAGAATATAACTGAGAACGGTATTTACGCTTACGAACCTGCAAAAGAAATTGGCTTACAAACTGGTGATATCATCATCAATGTAAATGGTAAAGATTACGAAAGAGTAAGTGATTTAACTAGCTCAGATGTTTTGCTAGAATCAGATAGTTATTACACTATTCTAAGAGATGGAGAAGAAAAAGTTATTCCTATCCCAAATGATATGATTGCTAGAATATCTGAAGACAACCAAAGAGTACCATTTATTCAGCCATTATACGAATTTGAAGTTGACAATATACAACCACAGAGCAATGCTGATATGGCTGGGCTATTGCCAGGCGATAAGATCATTGCGATTAATGGTAATGAAGTTAAATACTTCCAATTCTTCAGAGAAATTTTAGAAGAGAACAAAGGTGAGAAAATCAATCTTACTGTACGAAGAAATGAAAAACCAGAGCAATTAACTGCTTTAGTTGGAGATGACGGTTTATTAGGTTTCAGACCTAGAATGGAAGTAGAATTAGAACATGAAGAATTTAGTTTTGCTGAATCTATTCCTGAGGGTACTAAGAAAGCCTTTAATGTGATTTGGTTAAACATTAAAGGCTTTGGAAAAATTTTTAGAGGTGAAGTTTCTGCTTCTGATTCATTATCAGGTCCAATTGGTATTGCTCAAATTTTTGGTGGTGAATGGATCTGGCAAAAATTCTGGAGCATCACTGGATTATTATCTATGGTATTAGCTTTTATGAACTTTCTTCCAATCCCAGCATTAGATGGCGGACATGTGATGTTCTTAAGCTACGAAATTGTATCAGGTAGAAAACCTTCAGATAAATTCTTAGAAAATGCGCAAAAAGTAGGAATGGTTTTACTCCTCTCTTTAATGGCATTTGCTATATTTAATGACATCTGGAAAGTTATCTTCTAA